TATTGCTTACCTCATATGTATATGTTGCAATAAAGATCCCTAGGTGAAGTGTAGAAGAAAATTAGTTTCTAAGAAGctattttccattttattgGTCACTAAAATGTTACATGCTCATCTATTTCCTATCTTTCTTAAGGTAGGCTTCATAAATGTCTGATTGTCTTCAATTAATTATGCATATCCTATATAACAGGAGGTAGGAGCTGCCTTTGTATCTTTTAGGACACGTTTTGCCGCAGCTTCAGCTATACACATGCAGCAAGGTGTAAATCCTACACAATGGGTCACTGAGACAGCTCCTGATCCAGAGGATGTGTATTGGCCTTTCTTTTCAGCATCATTTCTAAAGAGATGGATTAGCAACCTGGTGGTTGTTGTGGCATGCGTCCTCCTTACGGTGCTATTTCTTATACCCGTTTTAATAGTCCAAGGGCTTACACATCTTGAGCAGTTGGAAATCTGGTTTCCCTTTTTGAAAGGCTTGCTTAGAATGTAAGTGGTAACTGAAAACTTTGGAGCTCAATGAGCATGTTACTATACTTTCTGATGTCTTTGCATGGTGGTAAAATAAGTTAATGTGCCTTGCAGAGCATTTGTTAGCCAAGTGATTACCGGATATCTTCCTAGTCTTGTACTTCAACTGTTTCTCTATGTTGTGCCATCCATAATGATTATGTTCTCATCCATACAAGGATACATTGCTATGAGCCAGATAGAGAAAAGTGCATGCATCAAAGTTCTTTGGTTTACTATATGGAACATTTTCTTTGCAAATGTGCTCTCTGGATCGGCTCTCTATCGAGTTGAAATTTTTCTTGAGCCCAAAAATATTCCTGCCATATTAGCTGTAGCAGTTCCAGGACAGGTGAGTGTGGTTCAGTCATCATTATGGTAATCATCTTCTTGAAATAGAAGAAGTTTGATCCTTAAATATGTTTTAGAAGTTTTGTACAATATCAACTGTAGCTCAATCTATTATTTTTGGATAAATTGTTATCAATGTTTGACTGATAAATAAAAAGGAGAAGTTTGGGACAGAACAAACTACATTGTCCAAGCAAACATGATGAAGAAGTGATTTCAtcacttattttcttaattaagaCTACCACGTAATTGTTTTTTGCAAATATCTTTTCAGCACAGACTAGGGTACATTGGCCACCACATATATTTTCCTGCAATATATAACGTTAAAGTCTAGTTTTGATTAGGATGCTAAGTAAGAGGGTAGGGTTAACCATTTAATTTTTGGACAATAACTGAAATAATCATGAACGCATGTTTACAGAACACTTGGAGATAGTGGTGATCTCTGCAGCTGATGTTACAGAAGGATAATTTAGCTAAGACCAGAAATggtaaaatgatatttgaagaCTAAAGTGAATAGGTGCTCCACTCGTGTGGAATATTCTGGCAAAAATCTCTCTTAACAACAAAGTGAACTTTTATTTTAAGCATTTTCCTACCGAACTCATGAGGAAGTTCATTTTTTTGGGAGAGATGGTTACATAGGAACTGAACATGTTGGTAGGATAGCTTAATGTTACCTCTTTTAGCATTTTGCATGGATATATCTATGGCTTTGactttgtaaaaaaaaataaaaaataaaagatcgACGGCTTTATGTGATTAGTTGAGTCACTAGAATCATATGAAgttttgaaatgaaatgttGTAGAATGCAATCGGAAGCAGAAATCTCTGACATCTAACTTTTATGTGGAATATGGATCTGATATGCCTGTTTTAGTACTGTTTGTTATACTAAATAACACTAATGAGAAAGATGACAAAGTTCCAATCTTTGATTGATACGTACTTATTGCATAATCAACAGTTACTACTAGAGAACTGAGTTCCTATTCGTCTTGCAGGCAACTTTCTTTATCGCCTATGTGGTTACATCAGGATGGACCAGCACTTCCTCAGAACTTTTTCAGCTGTCAACACTCATTTCCAATTTTATAAAGAGAAATATTTGTAGGAAATATGATGATGAGTTTGAGGTCCCTTCAGTTCCTTACCACAGTGAGATTCCCAGGATTCTTTTGTTTGGCCTCCTTGGTATAACATACTTCTTCCTTGCTCCCCTAATTCTGCCATTCCTCTTGGTTTACTACTGTCTGGGGTATCTCATCTACCGGAACCAGGTTGGTTGCACATTTTTCTTCTGCTTCCTTGGGATACATAAAAATGATGAATTCTATTTTGTGGGACCCTGCTAACGGGGGATGCTTTGTGCATGGgcttccctttttcttttctattttctgGGAACTGGGAAgtattaaaaagagaaaatgaaatgCCGTTGAATTGATCAGTTAGGTTAAAGTGGGACCCTCCttgctttttaattttttttgatatgatGATGACATGAATGAGGTTGAAGTGGAGAAATATGATAAGTGAGGACTCATATAGCTGAATGTATTTGCTTGGGACTGAAGCATATTTGTTGACTTCTTGTTGGTGTTGTCTTCTGACTCTTTCAAATTCGATAAATATTGGTTGTTATTTTTGGCTGTTGGAGAGATCTTggtgaaatatcaaaattctGTTGGCTTGCTCTGGTTGAtcatgttttattaattttttgagcAGCTGCTGAATGTATATGCACCCAAGTATGAGACTGGTGGAAAGTTGTGGCCTATAGTACATGATTCTATGATTTTCTCCTTGATACTGATGCATGTTATAGCCATTGGAATATTTGGGCTAAAGAAACTTCCTCTCGCTTCAAGCTTAACAGTTCCTCTTCCAATCCTTACTCTTGTGTTCAACAGCTATTGTAGGAGACGCTTCCTACCTATGTTCAAGTCTTATTCAGTCGAGGTACATCTGCCTTG
The Solanum stenotomum isolate F172 chromosome 12, ASM1918654v1, whole genome shotgun sequence DNA segment above includes these coding regions:
- the LOC125848930 gene encoding CSC1-like protein HYP1 isoform X1, with the translated sequence MILSALLTSVGINLGLCFLFFTLYSILRKQPGNAEVYAPRLVAEGKSQQSSNFNLERLLPSAGWVTRAWRPSEAELLSTSGLDAVVFMRIFIFSARVFTFAVIVGIFILLPINYMGKQLSLDLFDLPNKSLESFTISNVDDGSNRLWIHFSAVYILTAVVCYLLYFEYDYISSKRISYFYSSKPHPHQFTILVRSIPASSGRSYSETVESFFSEYYPATYLSHWVVRRASKLQDLIKNSKRLYRRLVNLKSANHDRERFGRAGFMGLFGQRVDLLDHYEKKLEVIEDNVRAEQSSCLGKEVGAAFVSFRTRFAAASAIHMQQGVNPTQWVTETAPDPEDVYWPFFSASFLKRWISNLVVVVACVLLTVLFLIPVLIVQGLTHLEQLEIWFPFLKGLLRIAFVSQVITGYLPSLVLQLFLYVVPSIMIMFSSIQGYIAMSQIEKSACIKVLWFTIWNIFFANVLSGSALYRVEIFLEPKNIPAILAVAVPGQATFFIAYVVTSGWTSTSSELFQLSTLISNFIKRNICRKYDDEFEVPSVPYHSEIPRILLFGLLGITYFFLAPLILPFLLVYYCLGYLIYRNQLLNVYAPKYETGGKLWPIVHDSMIFSLILMHVIAIGIFGLKKLPLASSLTVPLPILTLVFNSYCRRRFLPMFKSYSVESLLKKDKEEQNDPTIASFHERLATAYQDPALLHGGYSGNSASIIAPLLSTTEVDA
- the LOC125848930 gene encoding CSC1-like protein HYP1 isoform X2; amino-acid sequence: MGKQLSLDLFDLPNKSLESFTISNVDDGSNRLWIHFSAVYILTAVVCYLLYFEYDYISSKRISYFYSSKPHPHQFTILVRSIPASSGRSYSETVESFFSEYYPATYLSHWVVRRASKLQDLIKNSKRLYRRLVNLKSANHDRERFGRAGFMGLFGQRVDLLDHYEKKLEVIEDNVRAEQSSCLGKEVGAAFVSFRTRFAAASAIHMQQGVNPTQWVTETAPDPEDVYWPFFSASFLKRWISNLVVVVACVLLTVLFLIPVLIVQGLTHLEQLEIWFPFLKGLLRIAFVSQVITGYLPSLVLQLFLYVVPSIMIMFSSIQGYIAMSQIEKSACIKVLWFTIWNIFFANVLSGSALYRVEIFLEPKNIPAILAVAVPGQATFFIAYVVTSGWTSTSSELFQLSTLISNFIKRNICRKYDDEFEVPSVPYHSEIPRILLFGLLGITYFFLAPLILPFLLVYYCLGYLIYRNQLLNVYAPKYETGGKLWPIVHDSMIFSLILMHVIAIGIFGLKKLPLASSLTVPLPILTLVFNSYCRRRFLPMFKSYSVESLLKKDKEEQNDPTIASFHERLATAYQDPALLHGGYSGNSASIIAPLLSTTEVDA